AGCTAGGTTTGCCTGTACAAAACATTGACAAAAGGGACCTTATTGGCTCAAAGATAATGGGCTACtccattttttaatatcaaatgtTTCTCACAAGTTTCGATAAGTGGTAGACTCCAATTAGTTTAGCATTATCCTTTGAACAAAACGTCATCAACTCCCTAATTTGTCCATAATTCAAGAAACAAAAATGCCCAAATAATCCATATTTTTTTTGctgaaaaattcataatttattcaATGTATAAAGAAAAATCcggggaaaaaaattattattaatacttATGGCCAAGTGCTTGTGTGcagataaaatattattaaagtttaaggattaatataataaacaaaTGACTCCTTCgaattgttatatatatgtgaAAAATATCAATGCTTTTATTCATCACTGCGAAAGATTTCACTCACGTTAATGGTATGGCagttatattaaattattcattcattcatttattattgttgttattattatttatttttattatcggTAGGTTTCTTATTTCTAGAGATCAAGAGAAGATtagtctttttttaaaaaagaaaattcctATATAATGTTGATGTGATTTCGTATGGTTGACTTGTCCAATGTCACGTGACTCACGTAAGacgaaaaattaataaaaatgaaaaaaaacaaaaaacaaatgcAAGTTAGTAGACAAAAATTGTGAATTGATTGATAACaagacaaaaaatgaaaaatatcaagATTACGataccaaaaatatttatattctcCCTTCATCTTTAGACTTgtacttaattaataattagtagtttaattttttccaaaacctaatgtaaataatttataatatatacaaaCTTCATGCAtattacttctttttttttaaaaaaaaaagaaattgaaatgGTTACTTCATTTTTCTTTGCACCTCTAATTGTTGCTTCCTTAGTAAAAGTGGTAGGGCACAATGTCTTGCAATAGTTTACTCAAAACCATGTGATTACATGCCATTTTCCTCACTTAATATGTCGCCCAACTTCCTTATCTACTCAACTTCCCAGGGTCATATATACTTTGATAACTCAATTCAAGGCCTAGCTAGACTTTCTCTCCGTATACAAATTCTTGCCCCGAACCCACGTCCCGATTCGCATATTATCTCAAGATTACTATTATCTACGCTCTTCTGATTAACATGGGAATCAAGTCGAAAGCCAAGGGAAAACAGCGTCCCGATTCGACCACAATTCACGATGTCCCGAAAGGGCACTTTACGGTTTACGTAGGAGAATCACACAAGCGATTCGTCGTGCCGATATCGTACCTGAACCAACCGTGGTTCCAAGAGTTGCTGCATTGGGCGGAGGAAGAGTTCGGATATCATCATCCGATGGGGCATCTCACGATACCATGTACCgaagattattttcaaaatctaatCGCCTCATTAAATTCATCATAAgattttaaagattaattagtatgtatttttttttttgagaagttggtgaaaaatccccaatcaaaatatttctttgggttcactccctacccacaaaattgtggtactatgtcatacaaaatgtggtacaattcatgtagaaatgtggtacacttcatgtgtaaatgtggtactaaaaaagtacccaggaagtgaacacaaaaaaaatcgacggctcgagactgaaggccaatttcccgttttttttttccttgtagGTTTAATTTgggttttattttctttttttgttattttccaatTTGGTCGTCCATTGTTTCATCGGTAAAGTCGTTGGATTATAAGTGTAATGGTGAAGCAATCGTGATCCAAATTTCGATTTTGATGTTGAgtactaaaatatataaatgttcTCGAGGGGATGTGACATTTTTTTCTagggcaaaaacttatgtgaaacggtctcacaggtcatattttgtgagactgatctcttatttgggtcattcataaaaaaatattatttttatgctaaaagtattactttttattgtttgATATTCTTAAATCAAATACTTCccttatataatataatataagtcTAGCGACGGGACATATAAGTTATTTATAAGGGTGTAttatagatttgaaattcattgatttcaattaattttattatttataattaaacaacatatcaaatatcttactaatttaaatattagtaaTACAAAGTATAATTGATATCAAATGACACAATTATTgagtaaatttgaaattcatccttgttaatatgaataatatataaacatataagtTATAAATTTAAAGTCTATGGTCATATTTTTTTAGATAAcaaaaatgtatttgaaatccacggatttgaaatatatatatcgaGCAAAACCTAAAATCATTTAGACATAAGATCTAAATCCTTCTCGTTAGTAAAAAACCGATTAGttgtcaattaattaatttactaatACAAAAGTGAACGTGAGAAGTTATGTTggaatttgatatttttgtgAAGAAATAGACTATATTTGACAACATAAATGACTAAAAAAAACGCATATGCATTACCAAATTTGCAATTTTCtcaattaatatttgaaaaatttgtaaataaaatCTTGGGTTctgaaaaatatgtttgaatGGATATAattctgaaaattttatatgtttaaataataagttaatcgATGTTTCAATTTACATGATGCCATAATACGTAGgttcatgttttaaaatttttttatatgttcatTTAGATAATGTAAATGGTAAGTTGttgtaattaattttaaaatatttaattaatgcttAGTGAAATCAAATTATGTGtaaattgtatatataattaGTTGACGTAAGATGATTCATGAAAAGTGAGGGTGGACAAAGTAGATTTAAACCAATAATAAATCTTGATTCATTTGAAGAAAGACAGTTTTGGGTAAAATCAATTTGAAATCAACATTATGGAATGTAAAAGTTACTCGATCAATAAATAATCCAATGTTAAAATTATATGCAAATAATTATGTGTAATTACACGATGTCACATAAATTTATGTGTATTcactgaaataaaaaatatgttagCGACGGAACCGTCGCTAAAACCATGGCTAAGAAATTAGTGAAAGATTTGACCGTTGTCACTATATCGATCGTCGTTGATTTCTAATATTAGGATTAAGTCAATTTTATATTGTGAGCATGACATAATTTGTATGGATGAGatgattttactattttttttgtcCTAGTAGCAATGTAAGTCACTCGACATGCCTGACACATGATAATATCTAAATTATAAGATATaacattgaaaatatttgagttacactcaaacttttgattatagtttttttaattataattgtatttcGATCCTAAAATTAGCATTTTAAGAAAGGACGCAAGATTTTCGATAAGCTCCTTGGAATGTAGATTGTCGAGTTTTTGTCAGTAGCTTGTTGGTGAGGATTCTCCTTTATCACATCTATTTTATCTGGAACATAAAGATAACCAAACTAATAAagatatgttatcaaatttgaaGTCGAGATAAGATAGATCTCTTTGAACCTGCACATGGTGTTAATGAAACATAACAATTGTTTCTCAAAATACAACGACTTCCAACTTGTTAGGCACTAAAAATCACAAGTTTCATTATCATAAAATGAATCAAACTCCCTTTTgagataaaagaaaaagaagttcaaaatcaatggtttgaataaaaaaatatatactaaaAAACAATCGAGATGTGATTTccgaaatttataaaatgatttAAAGGTTCTAATTTGTGTTGTTATTATCAggtataattataattaataaaacttttaaattaagatttttggTCCAAATTAGACGTCATATCACTAAGTTTCAATTATTGTTAGTATTGTTAGTAGTATTATtgttaatttgtttattttatagTTTTATTATTATGTCAGGCATCCACGGAAATTGTAGTATGGACTATCTAGGTTTGCATGCAAAGACGGAGCAAAGGAGGGCGGTGGGTGCAACCGCTTTccctcaatttttttattttattgattaagagtctaaaaataattatgatttttcgcTTTTCCACCTGATATTTGCTTTGATCCtctaaaattttttgaaaaaatttgtacACGACATCTATTTTCTGGCTCCGTCCTTGTTTGCATGTACACAACATTGACAAAGGGGACCTATTGACTCAAAGATAATGGGCTATTCCATTTTTAAATGTCAAATGTTTCTCACAAGTTTCAACAAGTGGAAGACTTCAATTAGTTTAGCCTTATCCCTTGAACAAAATGTCTTGAACAAAATGTCTTCAACCCTCTAATTTGTCCATAATTCAAAGAAACAAAATGACCAAAGAGTCATACTAATTTAGTAAAAGTCGTAGATCTTCATTCCGTTTGTGATATAGGACAAAGAAATCTATAATATAAGTAGTAAAATTAACATGAAGTTagccatatttttatttacaaaGTGAAAAGGACCAACTTACAATAATAACGTATTGATGCGACGATCCCAGAAACCAACAatggatttaaatttgaaaatgactATTTAACAAAAATGGGGGTGAAATTAAATGGTCCACTAGTAATTAATTGGACTCTTCCATTTTTTTAGATGGAAAAGTGCCAATATTAGCATTTCAAGGATAAATGACAGTGtgagtctcttgtgagacagtctcacgaatatttatatgTGAGATGGATCAATCATactgatatttacaataaaaaataatattcttaggataaaaagtaatattttttcatggatgaccaaaataagagatctgtctcacaaaatacgactcgtgagatcgtctcacacaagtttttgcatgTGTAGGGATGGTGATGGGTGGGACGGGGCCCATCCCCGAATTCCATCCCTATCTCCATATCCGTTCTGATCGTCGTTTTTTCGAGTCCAAAAAATCCCGGAATCCGAAACTGCAGGGATCAAATCTTCATCTCTTTCTCTCATCTccgtttaaaaaatattaatggacAAGACGTGGACGGGTACTAGAATTACCCgagtcaaaacttattattatcaattattattagtgataatattaatattaatatttttaaaaataatgttattattatattataattattattttattattaatattatattcgGGACGGGTTCTGGGATACCTGCCCCGAATTTGAACAAATCGAAGATCACCATCTCCGTTTCAGGTTTTTTCCCGTGAATCTCCAAACCCGTGGAGAAAATCGTCATATTTAAGTATGTGCTTCTGATTTATATAAAATACACAATTATATTAATTTCGTGAGAAATTTTCTCTCATTAGAACTAAAGCTAATATCTCAAACActttcataaaaattccatctatgatttataaaataaattgtaagATTGATCCACTTGCAAGGACGGAGCCAAAAATATCGTTTTACTATGATGTTAAActttagaatttttaatataataaattaatttaactagattaatattaaattaatccaaaattaaaaaaaaaaaaaaaaattggtccaAACCAGATGAAAGTGGTTCCGCAACTGTGTCTGTCCACTTGCCAATTTATTTTCGAAGGAATGAAATACAAAAGATGGTTACAGAAAGACACTATTATTTCCATCATTTCTTGGCAAAGAAAGGATCTAAATTGTACAACATATTCAACTTACAAGATAGTTAAAATATGCACAAAGTGAACACGTGCACCAAATATATGTgtgaatatattattatctttcccattttttatttatttatttagttctaTGACCTCCAAACATGACCTTCATCACATTGAAGAAATCATGGTCATAAGCCTTGGACTTATGATGCTGGCTGGGAATAATCTTTGTGTACAAATAAAACATTGCACAAGCTATAGTTGGCCCGGCCCAAAACACCCAATGCCCGTCCCAAAGATGTCCGCCTCGAACTATGGCCGGTCCGAGGCACCTCGCCGGATTCATCCCCGCTCCTGCATAGCCCTTTTGGGCAGTAACCGTGGTCGAGACGAACACGAGAAGACCCAAAACGACACCGACAATCGTGAAAACCAAGACATGGCCCAATGCACTGGCTTGCCTATGATCGTAGGCCATCCATATCGAGGCGAATAGGAAAATGAAACTACAAAATATCTCTAGCCACAACGCTTGGCCTAGCCCGAGACCGATCGTGACCGGCCCATTTGGGCTCGGTGCAATGACTGTAATAGTACACCCTCCAAGTGAAAAGTTCTGCTCAATTGTGCTACTAACCACAGCCTTCAAGGCCAGGGCACCTAGTGTTGCACCAAGGCACTGTGCAGCTATGTAGACTATGGCACGGGACATCGAAATGAGGCCAACTAATGCGGCTGAGAATGAGATTATCGGGTTTATATGGCCACCGGAGACCGGGTGTACGGCAAGAAGGAGAATCGCGATTATTATCGCAGCGAGTACCGACAGCACAAGGTTCGGCATTTTGATGTCTGATTGTATAGTCGATATTACAATTGTGTCCAGCATGAACACCAGAACCGCCGTTCCGATCAGCTCCCCGACCGATGCTCGCCACATCTATTATATATTATCAAGTAACTAAAAGTCATATATCACAAAATGAACATTCAATTTGTTCAAGAAAACTATACATAAATGCTTTGAATATTATGCTATGGATGTGTTTATTCTTACATTCATAGTCAACAGCTCATTCAAGCCCCACATCTCACTCGTTGTTTGCTTTTGAGGATCAATCACCCAAGGCTCCGGACTGCTTAAAAACATCAAACAAacaattatttacaaaaaaaagaaTAGTACAAATATCGTACGAAATGAATgcaatatatatacacatatacacatgtgtgtgtttgtgtgtgaatATCTATGAAGAATTTGTAGTTACTCAGGAGTAGAGAAGACAGGCTGAATCTTGGTGGCGTTGATTTGGCTTTCTTCATCATCTGCAACTTGTAAATGCTGCTTATTATCGTTTGCAgccatgtttttatttttcttggctTATTTGCTACCAGCTTTTGCCTTTGCTTTgatcctatatatatatatatatatatagacacacacacacacacacaaaagatAAAGAATGACGGAGGGAAAAGGGtatttttatatacatataatgGCATATAAAACGACGGATCGAAATATTGTTAGCATTATTAATTGCTTTCATTCTCATACGATTTTTAAtatctatatatgtataatgacatatataaattaaatataacaaaattgaaaaaatcaCTCTAGCAaacattaaatttatattttataataaaatttaatttatctcGCTTGTCAAGTGCTTGCTAGTTATTTATTAACAATGAGGTTCTTGAAGtttcacatatatttttttttaataaaagtatCTTCATCATACAACAAAAactcatatatataaacaacaaaaaatgGTAAGcgtaaaaaacataaataaatatagggaaattgtttttctcgttgatgttttatgattttgatCAAATATATTATCATAATCGAGTTTTAGTCAtgtatctttaatttttttgcaattttggtAATTTGTTTTGCGATTTTAGTACTTTTTTACATTAAAGTAATTACGCAGAATTGGATAcatcatatatatatcaatgcCACGTACATAGAAAATGAaccaaaaacaaacaaacaaatatacGAAGAACCAAATTTgcaatttcttttaaaatatattaaaattgaaataccattaaattcaatcaagaaaagacaaaaaatactattaaaaaatatatttactttaCGTAAATATTACTATATAggagaaataaaatttgaacGCACGTAATAAATTTTCGTAGTGATACATTCACATGTTTTGCGTATAAAAGTCGAAACTCGAGagattaaaaatgatgaaatcgtatttttgtttatatttagcAAATGAAATTTAAGAGATATGTGGACAAACACACACGTACAAGGAAAATGACCGATCGATagatatcaaatttcaaaataaaaagtattttACCGTTTAAGCtttgtataataataataatattgaaatacaacaaaattttctttcaattattattttatataatataatatatcagACAGATGGATGGAGATTCGGTTGGATATTAAAGGCTGTCACACCTCAATCGCTACAATTTCAACGGGTCTCGTCCTTACACACATACTtttttccaattaatttattccATTATCGTGGCTGAGTCTCCTTCTTTTCAGGCGATTATTTTAATGGGATGTTGAAACATGTGACCTTAGCTTCTTTTTatcctttattattatttttttaacaattttgaaATCTCACACTTAACTTTATTTCCGTATAATTAACTGAATAATTTACCAATTTTACATGTGTATCGCCATCGGATTATATCCACCGGATTTCACATACTAATCACATAATCACAATAGATGGTTTCTGACGAAgattcattcaacaaaatttaaCACAACCATATATCGTTTCCCACCACAAAatgtataataaaattttaattttgaaaattatacatGAGAGGAGCAATAAATCTTGgttcttttattcaaacatacaacATAGTATTATATAGTAACCTCTTGTAAAGAAGAATAAACTTGTTTAACTACTTATAGTAGCTCAGAATACAACACACATAAAATACAAagagaaatattacaatttatttgaaagaaaatgaaaatgttGAGTGATGTATTCATCTTCTTTTTGTCTTGGTATATTAGAATTCTTGGTGGATTTCTTTTTCTTAGTATATTAGAAGTCTTGGAGGATATGAAAttcggacttcaaatcttgtgAATTATTCTGCCAGTTGTGGCCGACATCATCTTGTGAGTGGTGATTCTTTCAACCAATAGTTAGTTGCTTGTCTTTATGGGTGGTTAAATGGTACATCTTCCACTAGTTACTGGAATTGCCTTTCAGTGATAGTCCATCATCTATTATTTAAGTGGTTGGATCACATGTTTGTTTATCTCTGTCAGGGAATCTTCTGTTTTTGTATGGTCCCCGAGGAAAACGTGACTTGTGTGTTCTTTATCACTTGGACTTGTTTCTGCATTATGTTTTTGGTCAGATCTTGGTCGAAAACATTTCCCAAATTCCTTCTGGTTTTGGCATTATGAGGATATGATTTTTAACCATCTTCCCACATGAAccatattacagaattttcTGCGTGTTTCATTGAACTCGGGTAGCTTGTTGTTtcacagaagatttcttttcaaATAGTTATTCtgcaaaatttattgtttttcatgtCATATTGTTTAACGAGAAAGttccatttaaaaaatttttaatgaaaacttgactttgtccatctctgtaAGACATACTCATAGACCTCATGTCCTTCTGGTAGAGATTCAATCTTCAATGAATGAAGCAACAATGAGTGTTTCTTCTACTATAGGATATTTGataaatttatgaatatttgTATTTGACCTCGttagcttgataaaatgaaagacTTCGTGTGAGCCCTTCTCTTCTTCTTTGTTCTGGAGCTGTACTGAAGAAGTATAGATCCAAAATATCTCATTTGGACAAATAATCATCGTTTGATCATGTCTCGTTTACTGTTTCTTGAACCCACTTAAGTAATCCTGAAAATTGGGTGATGTAATAAAAATTGTGACAAGACGCCCGAATTCATATAATGTCTTGACCTCATTTGGATTTGAATTTGGTTTCATCATTCCCCGGGATATTTTTCTTCTACATCAATTCGGATTGTGGATGGGTTAATATCTATTCTTGTTTTTTATTTCTCTCAGTTTTGTTAATATATTTGTAATGAAGAAACTGCAGATTCATTAGTACCGCTGTACCGACCTTAAATTTACTCTTGTATGTATGAGATATAAGGTTGATCTTTCCTTTTTtaatccccgaggtgaagggttgacttgaagactcgagataaggatctaaagtttcaatttttgttttggctGATTCATCttgagatgatcccgacttaacacttgtgctaagGATACTTGAATCTCCTACTACAGGCATAGATtcatgtactcgaaaactctctatTTAGGAAATCAGTGGCGTCTCAACGCTTTGGAGGATATGCATTTGCATTACAGATAATATTTGAGTATAACGTAAACACCATGTAATTCGATCAAAGACAATTCTCTTAGGTACCGCTTGGTTTGTAATATGAGATAAAGAAACTACGAGTAGTAAGAGAgataagaaaatgaaaaatgaggATAAATAGGACAtcatgataaataatatgatgtttggtatgattttaaaattatagattaattttgtaaattatgTTGTAATTACCAAAATATCCCcatcatataatatttaacatgatatttttaaaatattttgattattaattaaatatttataaaagtacttaattaaaattaaattaatttaaaaaattataattattatattaatattgaaataaatataaattacccaaacataataaattaaatttcattaataatTTACAAATTTCAGCACTTGACTCCATATAGccaaattttcattaattttgtaTATTGCTATAAAATGATCAAGATATATGAAACGTCCattactcgtttttctttaaaatatattaggaaattttttttatccatctattcggccgaaccatacacacatatataaatatattttaaaatacttttgcaccatttaaaaataaatcaaccaactattatttgaaaatccaaaggaaagtAATTCGAAACATAAAATCGTGAATCGTCAACCAAATCTAACTTtaacaatttcaaaaataactTAACCCTAACATCATCTCAAATACctctcaaaatcatcataagtcataaaatcttaaaagtaCGTAAATCATTAGCATAAGTCATAAACAGaagtgcggaaaactagtgacagttctcgggttgtgtgcaccttcagtccagctagttcaaccatcaagtcctccattaACATCACCATCATGCTCacatgcatcgatcacacctagtgagtctattgactcagcaaaccttaaccgtGATAACTagaaatacatatacatccacatgcaacagtgaaaatacttttacttaaaatagcttttcatgaacatgcataaacataaacatttttcttttcatcataaacatttactttttcatcatatacgtatatggtTTCCTtctcgttgaattcagatcgttaattgtgattttcgtattagctgaaggTCAATGGATCCATTTGCGTGTAACCATNattagtcacaatcacttcacctcattcaacttttttataatttcagcaaattattaatttatgagTCTTGAATAAATCTAAGAGAATTGAACCACTTTTTCTGATTTCTTTCCCAATTCCATAAATGTTTAATGATTACATACTTATCGGACATGTACAATAATATTTGTCTTTAATTATTGTAATATCGAACGCTTgtcaatttattaaaaattatagctAGTAATAACgatacaattttaatattttaaaatatacaacGACTTTAGCATtacgaaaaaaaaattattacacctcaacaattttattctaaataattaaaatatttgcaataaatgataaataaactcgtgacatTGACTTTAATATCAATTATAAGACCAAACACATGTcgtttcaccaaaaatatagtTGGTGTTAACGGTGTAACtctattattttaaatcatacaacaactAAGCACAACGTTTTGATTGATATATCAAGTATTGATAATTATAATACCCCAAGAATTACACTAATATTTCACTAAATTCATTTCATTGACAAACTTTTAACAAAGTTGGTCAATTAACATAATTGACATATTTTGATTCTTTGAACtatttagaaaaatcaaaacCAAGAGTAAACCGATTTAGATTACCATTTTGATAATTGttcttaataaattatttcaatttaaaataatatttagtataacatataatataaaatatgaactcaaattaatgaatttgaCTCATCAAAAGATACGCAAGATTTTGTCGACAGCATAAATAAACttaaattgattgatattgaATTGAAATAAACCCAAAGAAATCAAGATTAATtgagaaaatttaaacaaat
This genomic interval from Primulina huaijiensis isolate GDHJ02 chromosome 14, ASM1229523v2, whole genome shotgun sequence contains the following:
- the LOC140958122 gene encoding aquaporin PIP1-2-like, whose product is MAANDNKQHLQVADDEESQINATKIQPVFSTPDPEPWVIDPQKQTTSEMWGLNELLTMNMWRASVGELIGTAVLVFMLDTIVISTIQSDIKMPNLVLSVLAAIIIAILLLAVHPVSGGHINPIISFSAALVGLISMSRAIVYIAAQCLGATLGALALKAVVSSTIEQNFSLGGCTITVIAPSPNGPVTIGLGLGQALWLEIFCSFIFLFASIWMAYDHRQASALGHVLVFTIVGVVLGLLVFVSTTVTAQKGYAGAGMNPARCLGPAIVRGGHLWDGHWVFWAGPTIACAMFYLYTKIIPSQHHKSKAYDHDFFNVMKVMFGGHRTK